Proteins encoded in a region of the Cytobacillus pseudoceanisediminis genome:
- a CDS encoding VOC family protein, with amino-acid sequence MGEKLLRVGTTYIPVTNVDLSSDWYVNKLGAELSYKDQDKAILNIANQSIFLVKSNENQSSNFFDIYGDERFSLTFEVNGLNALEAIHKDFKHSEIRVGEIEDRGHTGRNFVFYDLDGNKFDVWSELSPIFKEKYLISE; translated from the coding sequence ATGGGTGAGAAATTATTAAGAGTTGGCACAACCTATATACCAGTAACTAATGTAGATCTTTCTTCTGATTGGTATGTAAATAAATTAGGAGCAGAGTTAAGCTACAAAGATCAAGACAAAGCAATTTTAAACATCGCTAATCAAAGCATTTTTCTTGTGAAGTCTAATGAAAATCAAAGCTCTAATTTCTTTGATATTTACGGTGATGAGCGTTTTTCATTAACATTCGAAGTAAATGGATTAAATGCCTTAGAAGCAATACATAAAGACTTTAAGCATAGTGAAATTAGAGTTGGAGAGATCGAGGATAGAGGACACACGGGAAGAAATTTTGTTTTTTATGATTTAGATGGTAATAAATTTGATGTATGGAGTGAGCTTAGTCCAATCTTCAAAGAAAAATATCTCATTTCCGAATAG
- a CDS encoding DUF4047 domain-containing protein has translation MKKAAIHKAIILTCLCSMSFYLGLHVIGETEASFLSQVSTKPITISAAIIFPETIKLLEDRADEIADQMHHEYERINTVQAEGSLQVLHDRFTKVESIEKELYQQFTALQQIYNELSDYHNQTNDNGHTFDYVSEGLLNVENRLKEVREKIDFEKLEMILSSISVEIKEREDKASQGNTQVKQHNGSTEIQIEPEHEATKKLNNNEQAPEHTEKTQESKEEKSQETAQFQKRQENSKSLIEGSSNQETSQSSNNNEQVVEHAENNFEMPK, from the coding sequence ATGAAAAAAGCTGCTATTCATAAAGCCATCATACTTACTTGTTTATGTTCCATGTCATTTTATTTAGGGCTGCATGTAATAGGAGAAACAGAAGCTTCCTTTTTAAGCCAAGTTTCAACAAAACCAATAACAATATCTGCAGCAATTATTTTTCCTGAAACTATTAAATTACTAGAAGATAGGGCAGATGAAATTGCAGATCAGATGCATCACGAGTATGAACGGATTAATACTGTTCAAGCAGAAGGATCGTTACAGGTGTTACATGATAGATTTACTAAAGTTGAATCTATCGAAAAGGAGCTGTATCAGCAATTTACGGCTCTTCAACAGATTTATAATGAACTTTCCGACTATCATAACCAAACTAATGATAATGGTCATACCTTTGATTATGTTTCTGAAGGGCTGCTCAACGTAGAAAACAGGTTAAAGGAAGTACGGGAAAAGATAGATTTTGAAAAACTAGAAATGATCCTCTCCTCTATTTCAGTGGAGATAAAGGAACGAGAAGATAAAGCTTCCCAGGGAAATACTCAAGTGAAACAACATAATGGAAGCACTGAAATTCAGATTGAACCTGAACATGAGGCAACAAAAAAGTTAAATAATAATGAGCAGGCGCCGGAACATACAGAAAAAACTCAGGAATCAAAGGAAGAAAAATCTCAGGAAACTGCACAATTCCAGAAACGTCAAGAAAACTCTAAATCTCTTATTGAAGGGTCATCTAATCAAGAGACATCACAGAGTTCAAATAATAATGAGCAGGTGGTAGAACATGCAGAAAATAATTTTGAGATGCCTAAGTAG
- a CDS encoding Cof-type HAD-IIB family hydrolase — protein MHKKFIVFDIDGTLLTTEMKFLDSTKQALVSLKEKGHYICIATGRDYASAKSIVDELEIETYVLCNGSLGYVRHELAHEVMLSKESIMKLIEIAAENNDQIVFQTVNGIKRHFEEPGESLIKAYESLGWSIPDYDGLYWERNPIVQAMLFCKQEDLQKYAIEEFRYVSWHKFGLDVIPKEGSKANTILKIAEQNGFKREDIVFFGDGMNDIELMELSGIGVAMGNAETEVKEKADLITDSCNEHGIYNALKSLSLI, from the coding sequence GTGCATAAAAAGTTTATTGTCTTTGATATAGATGGAACATTATTAACGACAGAAATGAAGTTTCTCGACAGTACAAAACAAGCTTTGGTTTCTCTTAAAGAAAAAGGCCATTACATCTGCATTGCGACAGGACGGGACTACGCTTCAGCAAAATCCATCGTTGACGAGCTTGAAATTGAAACATATGTTTTATGCAACGGATCACTTGGATATGTTCGTCATGAATTAGCGCATGAAGTAATGTTATCAAAAGAGTCTATTATGAAACTTATTGAAATTGCAGCGGAAAACAATGATCAGATTGTGTTCCAAACAGTGAACGGAATAAAAAGACATTTCGAAGAACCTGGAGAGTCGTTAATTAAGGCTTACGAAAGTCTAGGATGGTCGATCCCTGACTATGATGGATTGTATTGGGAACGAAACCCAATTGTTCAAGCTATGCTTTTCTGCAAGCAAGAAGATCTTCAAAAATACGCGATCGAAGAATTCAGATATGTGAGTTGGCACAAATTTGGTTTAGATGTCATTCCTAAAGAAGGTTCGAAAGCAAATACCATTTTGAAAATCGCCGAACAAAATGGATTTAAGCGGGAAGATATTGTTTTTTTCGGGGATGGAATGAACGATATTGAACTAATGGAACTATCAGGAATTGGGGTCGCAATGGGAAATGCTGAAACAGAAGTTAAAGAGAAAGCCGATTTAATCACGGATAGTTGTAATGAGCATGGAATTTATAATGCTCTTAAGAGCTTGTCATTAATATAG
- a CDS encoding helix-turn-helix domain-containing protein, whose product MIEGEIIKFYRKKAGLTQEQLGFGICTLSYISKIERGHTACSAEIIELLSERLHLDIKKEILRFENLGNQLNQWHKAIVMRRLKEVDEINIELKKIPYIKSSKYAALYQLLQARYYIIKMNYKKTYSILQSVQKEHPSLPLMRETC is encoded by the coding sequence ATGATAGAGGGAGAAATCATTAAATTTTACAGAAAAAAGGCCGGTCTTACCCAGGAACAACTTGGTTTTGGAATTTGCACTCTTTCCTATATCAGCAAGATTGAGCGAGGGCATACAGCTTGTTCTGCAGAGATTATCGAATTACTATCAGAACGTTTGCACCTCGACATAAAGAAAGAAATCCTTCGATTTGAAAACCTGGGGAATCAGCTCAATCAGTGGCATAAGGCCATTGTTATGCGGAGATTAAAAGAAGTAGATGAAATCAATATAGAATTGAAAAAAATCCCTTATATTAAATCTTCGAAATATGCCGCATTATACCAGCTGTTACAGGCAAGGTATTATATCATAAAGATGAATTATAAAAAGACATATTCTATTTTACAGTCTGTACAAAAAGAACACCCCAGCCTCCCCCTTATGAGAGAAACCTGCTGA
- the sipW gene encoding signal peptidase I SipW, producing the protein MQKIILRCLSSILGFAFVVVVCFLAFVVLSSRISGSEPTFLGYQVKAVLSGSMEPTFQTGSIISIKLGNDHSNYQEGDIITFRLEEKIVTHRIADVKQEDGQAWYKTKGDNNDALDLWSVPAQDVVGKYTGFTIPYIGYALNFAASKTGSALLLIIPGILLVISSLRTILSAKKELEVNNAR; encoded by the coding sequence ATGCAGAAAATAATTTTGAGATGCCTAAGTAGTATTTTGGGATTCGCTTTCGTGGTCGTCGTCTGTTTCTTAGCATTTGTTGTTCTTTCTTCAAGGATATCTGGTTCAGAACCGACTTTTTTAGGATATCAAGTCAAAGCAGTCCTATCAGGTTCCATGGAGCCCACTTTTCAAACGGGTTCTATTATTTCAATCAAGTTAGGAAATGATCATTCTAATTATCAGGAAGGTGATATTATTACTTTCCGGTTAGAAGAGAAGATCGTTACCCATAGAATTGCAGATGTGAAACAAGAGGATGGACAAGCATGGTATAAAACCAAAGGCGATAATAATGACGCTCTGGATTTATGGTCTGTTCCCGCACAAGATGTGGTTGGAAAGTACACTGGCTTTACGATTCCGTATATCGGGTATGCATTGAACTTTGCAGCTTCAAAAACGGGGTCAGCTCTTTTGTTGATTATACCGGGTATATTGTTGGTAATTTCTTCATTGCGCACCATCTTGAGTGCGAAAAAAGAGCTGGAAGTAAATAATGCAAGATGA
- a CDS encoding DinB family protein: MADCQPLDFWNEDVIHRIKGTENPHKAEDNEETFGNPGDPEDEIGWTQTVQRLNEVMNKLKTVIADLDDEKLKTPYAANRYSIERLLSNIMMHDTYHIGQIVLLRKLQSSWGGVDWS; the protein is encoded by the coding sequence TTGGCAGATTGTCAACCACTTGATTTTTGGAATGAAGACGTAATCCATCGAATTAAGGGCACAGAGAATCCGCATAAGGCAGAAGACAATGAAGAAACCTTTGGAAATCCGGGAGATCCAGAAGACGAAATTGGGTGGACCCAGACAGTGCAGCGCCTTAATGAAGTTATGAATAAATTAAAAACGGTCATTGCGGACCTTGACGATGAAAAGTTAAAAACTCCGTATGCAGCTAACAGGTATTCTATTGAACGTTTACTCAGCAATATCATGATGCACGATACGTATCATATCGGCCAAATTGTTCTGTTGCGAAAGTTGCAATCCTCTTGGGGTGGCGTTGATTGGTCCTAA
- a CDS encoding TasA family protein — protein MSFTKKVSQGVMGAALGLSLIGGGTFAYFSDSVETQNTFAAGTLDLGLNPSTVVNISNIKPGDEIYREFTLENNGTLDIGKVLLDTSYTVDDAQLDGKANQDDLAKHIKVTIMYNTSSSTNTVVETTLHDLQTKQPDLTQIDNLAGPYPDGIPAGEKEKIFVLFEFVDNGEDQNQFQGDKLKVDWTFNAEQTDPAYHDDTEPDNN, from the coding sequence ATGAGTTTTACAAAGAAGGTAAGTCAAGGTGTTATGGGTGCAGCATTAGGATTGTCATTAATCGGCGGAGGAACATTTGCCTATTTTAGTGACTCAGTCGAAACCCAGAACACATTCGCAGCAGGTACATTGGATTTAGGGCTAAATCCTAGTACAGTTGTTAACATTAGCAATATCAAGCCGGGTGATGAAATTTACCGTGAATTTACACTTGAAAACAACGGTACATTAGATATTGGAAAAGTGCTGTTAGATACAAGTTACACCGTTGATGATGCCCAATTGGATGGAAAAGCCAATCAGGATGATTTAGCAAAACACATCAAAGTTACGATCATGTATAACACAAGCAGTTCAACTAACACTGTTGTAGAAACTACATTACATGATTTACAGACTAAACAACCAGACTTAACTCAAATAGATAATCTTGCAGGTCCATATCCAGATGGCATTCCTGCAGGCGAAAAAGAAAAAATATTCGTATTATTTGAATTTGTAGACAATGGAGAAGATCAAAATCAATTCCAAGGTGATAAGTTAAAAGTAGATTGGACATTTAATGCAGAGCAAACAGATCCTGCTTACCATGACGATACAGAGCCAGATAATAACTAA
- a CDS encoding LacI family DNA-binding transcriptional regulator, which produces MTNIKDIARLAGVSVSTVSRVLNNYKHVARDKRESVLRVIEEMNYTPNKNAIDLIRGETRTIGVILPYNNNPAFDQILNGILNKALEHDFSITVLPSIYSKEKEVEYLKKLKSKLYDGIIITSRANDWETIIPYTGYGSIVSCEYTQHKEIGCSYMDRYSSYLDAFQLLKNKGHYAVAFTTARIESNSTKQMIGAYKEVFGEFQPKYHISGCLCLEDGYKAAEHFLHLPERPTAVYANGDEVAGGIYLYAKSQQLKIPADLAIIGQENQPIGIGMGITTVDHQLTKIGEQAFSLVIKKSREKVKIPYHIVERDSV; this is translated from the coding sequence ATGACAAATATTAAAGACATTGCAAGATTAGCAGGTGTATCTGTCTCTACTGTTTCTAGAGTCCTTAACAATTATAAGCACGTTGCCAGAGATAAAAGAGAGTCTGTTCTTAGAGTTATTGAAGAAATGAACTATACGCCAAATAAAAATGCGATTGATTTAATTAGAGGAGAAACCAGAACAATAGGCGTTATTCTCCCATATAACAACAATCCAGCATTTGATCAGATATTAAACGGTATACTGAACAAGGCATTAGAGCATGATTTTTCGATTACGGTACTTCCTTCAATCTATAGTAAAGAGAAAGAAGTGGAGTATTTAAAAAAATTAAAAAGCAAGCTGTATGATGGCATCATTATCACTTCAAGAGCAAATGATTGGGAAACGATCATTCCGTATACTGGGTATGGTTCTATCGTTTCTTGTGAATATACACAGCACAAAGAAATTGGATGTTCTTATATGGACCGTTATTCTTCTTATCTAGATGCCTTTCAATTATTAAAAAACAAAGGGCATTATGCTGTAGCTTTCACAACAGCTAGGATAGAAAGCAATAGCACGAAGCAAATGATTGGTGCATATAAGGAGGTTTTTGGTGAATTTCAACCTAAATATCATATTTCAGGGTGTCTTTGCTTAGAAGACGGATATAAAGCAGCGGAGCATTTCCTGCATTTACCGGAGAGACCCACAGCTGTCTATGCGAATGGAGATGAAGTGGCTGGTGGTATTTATTTATATGCTAAGTCTCAGCAATTAAAAATCCCTGCTGATTTAGCAATCATTGGTCAAGAAAATCAGCCAATTGGTATTGGTATGGGGATTACTACAGTAGATCATCAGTTAACGAAAATTGGTGAGCAAGCTTTTAGCCTAGTTATAAAAAAATCTAGAGAAAAAGTAAAAATACCTTATCATATTGTGGAGAGAGATTCTGTTTAA
- a CDS encoding M4 family metallopeptidase, which yields MKKKNQNKMSKKVVIPAVLALSVTFGGIMPTVPAFATDSTSNSTILFKAEGLSKQEVVKAYLQSKVENPAARSLTKGGQFKIVSEKTDRATGTYHARTVEQYNGIPVYGSGQTVALDSNNNVFASFGKVTQTLTRSAIPTEASISEEQAIEIVKNDVESEIGEVKNYDDIDSELTIYPYKGKYYLTYLVKASTSIPAPGYYHYFVDAATGEVIDSFNKIHSAEPTDLSPVTARGLDVHGDMQSFNAGKDSETKTSYLHGTSVANSNTVPISTFDARRIDETLFLISSAIFGFTGWEVSTTNTSNFFHNPAAVSAHFNSDKVNKYYQNVHKRNSLDDKGMKLINTVHIGEKWNNAGWNGEQMLYGDGDGIEFGSFAGGLDIAGHEMTHGVIEHTANLIYENESGAINESIADILGNFAEMYATGEVEWDLGEDNTTPNIPGDGGLRSMSDPASKSVSTKYMPSGRYPDTYQDRYQGELDNGGVHINSGINNKAAYLITAGGTNNGVDITGIGRTKAEKIYYRALTLYLTPTSGFKEMREAAIQAARDLHPDRNGQPSAETKAVMDAYASVGVN from the coding sequence ATGAAAAAGAAGAATCAGAATAAGATGAGTAAAAAGGTGGTTATTCCTGCTGTATTGGCTCTTTCAGTGACATTCGGGGGAATAATGCCAACCGTACCAGCTTTTGCAACAGATTCAACCAGCAATTCAACTATTCTCTTTAAAGCTGAAGGATTGAGTAAGCAAGAAGTTGTAAAGGCTTACCTCCAATCAAAAGTGGAAAATCCAGCTGCGAGGTCATTAACCAAAGGAGGGCAATTTAAAATTGTAAGTGAGAAAACGGATCGTGCGACAGGTACATACCATGCACGCACTGTTGAGCAATACAATGGTATTCCAGTATATGGTTCTGGACAAACTGTAGCATTAGATTCGAACAATAACGTATTTGCATCATTTGGCAAGGTCACCCAAACTTTGACTCGTTCAGCCATTCCAACTGAGGCATCCATTTCAGAAGAGCAGGCTATAGAAATTGTCAAAAATGACGTAGAATCAGAGATTGGTGAAGTGAAAAATTATGATGATATAGATTCTGAATTAACGATCTATCCTTATAAAGGCAAGTATTATTTAACCTACCTAGTTAAAGCATCTACTTCTATCCCGGCACCCGGGTACTACCATTACTTTGTGGATGCAGCAACAGGAGAAGTGATCGACAGCTTCAATAAAATTCACAGTGCTGAACCAACGGATCTTTCCCCAGTTACCGCTAGAGGACTGGACGTACATGGCGATATGCAATCTTTCAACGCAGGTAAGGATTCGGAAACTAAAACAAGTTATCTGCATGGTACTTCTGTTGCCAACAGCAATACTGTGCCAATATCGACTTTTGACGCTCGTCGTATAGATGAAACTTTATTCTTAATTTCTTCAGCAATTTTTGGCTTCACGGGATGGGAAGTTTCAACAACCAATACTAGTAACTTTTTTCACAACCCAGCAGCCGTTTCAGCCCATTTCAACTCTGATAAAGTGAACAAATACTATCAAAACGTTCATAAGCGTAACAGCTTAGATGATAAAGGGATGAAATTAATTAATACAGTTCATATTGGGGAAAAGTGGAATAACGCCGGCTGGAATGGAGAACAAATGCTATATGGAGATGGGGACGGAATTGAATTTGGTTCATTTGCAGGTGGTTTGGATATAGCTGGGCATGAAATGACACACGGTGTTATTGAGCATACGGCAAACTTAATTTACGAAAATGAATCGGGAGCGATCAATGAATCAATAGCAGACATCCTCGGTAATTTCGCGGAAATGTACGCAACAGGAGAGGTTGAATGGGATCTAGGAGAGGATAACACCACTCCAAACATTCCTGGCGACGGAGGACTTCGTTCGATGAGTGACCCCGCTTCTAAGAGTGTTAGCACAAAATATATGCCATCAGGGCGTTATCCGGATACCTATCAAGATCGCTACCAAGGTGAATTAGATAACGGTGGGGTTCATATTAACAGCGGCATTAATAATAAAGCAGCTTACTTAATTACTGCAGGCGGTACAAATAACGGAGTAGATATTACAGGAATTGGCAGGACAAAAGCGGAAAAAATCTACTACCGTGCTCTCACTTTATACTTAACGCCAACTTCCGGATTTAAAGAAATGCGTGAAGCAGCTATTCAAGCTGCTCGAGATTTGCATCCAGATAGAAATGGGCAGCCTTCTGCAGAGACCAAAGCTGTTATGGATGCTTATGCTTCTGTAGGAGTAAACTAA
- a CDS encoding aspartyl-phosphate phosphatase Spo0E family protein has protein sequence MRLSQQLDKLLNEYQKGKFYRSIHHIAYLQCLG, from the coding sequence ATTAGACTTAGTCAACAGTTAGATAAACTGTTGAATGAATATCAAAAAGGTAAGTTCTATAGGAGCATCCACCACATAGCATATTTACAATGTTTAGGCTAA
- a CDS encoding S8 family serine peptidase: MQNILLKENPKTKSISSSISHTFKKAYNGVAMTLPADQVALLLQSAVVHAVYKNHTFTVDPIQKELPKDIEKEVTTSVESIPYLKIDELHKEGITGKGVKVAVLDTGIDYNHPDLKDAYKGGYDFVDDDKDPMETSYKDWQNSNQPEINPFTGSTYYTSHGTHVSGTIAGQNKNDSEVSVVGVAPDADLYVYRVLGPYGSGTSEDVIAGIEKAVEDGMDVMNLSLGAAVNDPNYPTSTAINYAVLNGVTAVVSAGNSGPGSNTVGSPGTAALALTVGASDVPVELTTFTGSVSEDWSTELVSMGRSFADEFSKLDGQSLELVDVGLGAQEDYTGKNVEGKIAFVQRGNFALADKIKFAKEHGAQAVIMYNNVDGQIGQNLGESTAFVPAFSITKAAGEQLKAKITQGDTTLTFSNLKETQSEGDKLADFSSRGPVNDNYDMKPEVVAPGVSVLSAYPSYMIDPENQEDYEYAYARLSGTSMAAPHTAGIAALLLDSKPDLDPDDIKTILMNTADPLNGEYSLYEVGAGRVDPYQAIHGDMKMQVTDETLIPDGAGFVTVNNPSGDISFGNHFGAEGSYVRENRSIRFKNSSDVNKTFTVSVEENAAEGTNSLSKNGVSVSTGKSIKVKANKEVKQNVFLTVPKTAKVGLYEGFITLTNKENSSDQYRIPFNFRITKEGLHYLDLLTPSITPPYLNQERTMIDNRLGALARFNLSSPAETMDVILQDGETGKDIGFLGTVNLKGSPLDRDLSLIGLFNGRYYEFTGNSKQPIAEEESYAQPGHYKLLFVTTGTSGKVTKETRDIFIDIDDPNFESSLDGPSPFLEYKPGQETYPFEIQITDPLVEKMQNAGIEIDQSSNAVIYKWGEWGFPSSPVAMDKDGKWAEEIAMEESIQALRFTMNGLDSAGNSPVQKDYYFVKEGTPVTYVKSDINKVKTGETVQAQVILDNVSDAKEVTWNFKDRFGSMELIDAKLANGISDKAAIAVNGDEVKVTFNGTNETFDHTAVVEVSVNITDETFLTGTSINPTATLINGQNETSTLLNAGQKIEVDPQYNSAYGYVLAEGFRNPDNDLLESRDWSKVGGSVKFIKSDSTVVDATSLVEDRLNYRVEKLPLSKDPYTLEIKIPGHFEVHSKQHIGFEYKGKLFGKNHYVNPIDITAGDVNQDQVIDVLDAIEIQKAWKTDNRSADINFDGTVDAKDIAFVQKNYQLQNKFVENPPAPKEKHDGKTLESILEELGVE; encoded by the coding sequence ATCCAAAATATCTTACTGAAAGAGAATCCCAAAACAAAAAGCATCTCAAGTTCCATTTCCCATACGTTCAAAAAAGCCTATAACGGTGTAGCCATGACATTGCCAGCCGATCAAGTAGCACTCCTTTTGCAATCAGCTGTCGTCCATGCTGTATATAAAAATCACACCTTTACGGTTGATCCTATTCAAAAAGAACTGCCTAAAGATATTGAAAAAGAAGTCACCACTTCTGTTGAGAGTATCCCTTATTTAAAAATTGATGAATTACATAAGGAAGGGATTACGGGTAAGGGTGTTAAAGTAGCTGTTCTTGATACGGGGATTGATTATAACCATCCAGATTTAAAGGATGCTTATAAAGGTGGATATGATTTTGTTGATGATGATAAGGATCCAATGGAAACATCCTATAAGGATTGGCAAAATTCGAATCAGCCTGAAATCAATCCCTTTACAGGCTCGACCTATTATACATCCCATGGGACACATGTCTCAGGTACGATCGCAGGTCAAAATAAAAATGACAGTGAAGTGTCTGTTGTAGGGGTAGCACCTGACGCCGACCTATATGTGTACCGTGTGCTGGGGCCTTATGGAAGCGGAACCTCTGAAGATGTTATTGCAGGTATTGAAAAAGCAGTGGAAGACGGAATGGATGTTATGAACCTTTCATTAGGTGCAGCGGTAAATGATCCAAATTATCCAACGAGTACAGCGATTAATTATGCCGTTTTAAACGGTGTAACGGCAGTTGTTTCTGCAGGGAATTCCGGACCAGGCTCTAACACAGTCGGGTCACCAGGTACTGCTGCATTAGCTTTAACGGTTGGAGCGAGTGACGTTCCCGTTGAGCTGACTACGTTTACAGGTAGTGTATCAGAGGATTGGTCCACTGAGCTCGTAAGTATGGGAAGAAGCTTTGCGGATGAATTTTCTAAACTGGATGGTCAATCCCTTGAACTTGTCGATGTAGGTTTAGGTGCACAGGAGGATTATACAGGCAAAAATGTTGAAGGAAAAATTGCTTTCGTCCAACGCGGGAATTTTGCCTTGGCTGACAAAATCAAATTTGCCAAAGAGCATGGTGCTCAAGCTGTGATTATGTATAACAATGTTGACGGCCAGATTGGTCAAAACCTTGGTGAATCGACTGCATTTGTTCCTGCATTCTCTATCACCAAAGCAGCAGGTGAGCAATTAAAAGCGAAGATTACTCAAGGGGATACAACTCTTACATTCTCAAATTTAAAAGAAACCCAATCAGAAGGAGATAAACTGGCAGACTTTAGTTCAAGAGGACCGGTCAATGATAATTATGATATGAAGCCAGAAGTCGTTGCTCCAGGGGTGAGTGTGCTTTCTGCATACCCTTCTTATATGATTGACCCTGAGAATCAGGAAGATTATGAGTATGCCTATGCACGTCTTTCAGGAACATCAATGGCGGCACCCCATACAGCTGGAATCGCGGCTTTATTATTAGATTCGAAACCAGATCTTGACCCTGACGATATTAAAACGATTCTTATGAATACGGCGGATCCTTTAAATGGTGAGTATAGCCTGTATGAAGTGGGGGCTGGCCGAGTGGACCCTTATCAAGCCATTCACGGTGATATGAAAATGCAGGTGACCGATGAAACCCTCATTCCAGATGGTGCTGGTTTTGTAACGGTTAATAATCCATCCGGTGATATCAGCTTTGGTAATCACTTTGGCGCAGAAGGAAGTTATGTCCGTGAAAATCGAAGCATTAGGTTCAAAAATAGCAGTGATGTGAACAAAACGTTTACGGTTTCTGTTGAAGAAAATGCAGCGGAAGGAACGAACAGCCTAAGTAAAAATGGTGTTTCCGTTAGTACAGGCAAAAGTATAAAAGTAAAAGCAAATAAAGAAGTGAAACAGAATGTCTTCTTAACGGTACCGAAAACAGCCAAAGTGGGTCTATATGAAGGATTCATTACACTCACAAATAAAGAAAATTCATCAGATCAGTACCGTATACCATTTAATTTTAGAATTACAAAGGAAGGGTTACACTATTTAGATTTACTGACACCTTCAATAACACCGCCATATTTAAATCAAGAAAGAACGATGATTGATAATCGTTTAGGTGCTCTGGCTAGATTTAATTTAAGCTCACCAGCGGAAACAATGGATGTCATCCTTCAAGATGGCGAAACAGGGAAAGATATAGGTTTCCTTGGAACGGTGAATTTAAAAGGCAGTCCACTAGATCGGGATCTTTCTTTAATAGGACTATTTAACGGAAGATATTACGAATTCACTGGGAACTCCAAACAGCCGATTGCAGAAGAAGAGAGTTATGCACAGCCTGGTCACTATAAATTGTTATTTGTAACAACGGGTACATCCGGGAAAGTGACAAAAGAAACGCGTGACATCTTCATAGATATAGATGATCCGAATTTTGAAAGTTCACTCGACGGTCCATCACCATTCCTTGAATACAAACCAGGGCAGGAAACATACCCATTTGAAATTCAGATTACTGATCCACTCGTGGAAAAAATGCAGAATGCAGGAATCGAAATCGATCAATCATCGAATGCGGTCATTTATAAGTGGGGAGAATGGGGATTCCCTTCTAGTCCTGTCGCTATGGATAAAGATGGGAAATGGGCAGAAGAGATAGCTATGGAAGAATCTATACAAGCACTGAGATTTACAATGAATGGACTTGATTCTGCTGGTAATTCACCAGTGCAGAAAGATTATTACTTTGTCAAGGAGGGGACACCTGTTACGTATGTAAAGAGTGATATCAATAAAGTAAAAACAGGTGAAACGGTTCAAGCTCAAGTAATCTTGGATAATGTAAGTGATGCTAAAGAAGTAACTTGGAACTTTAAAGATAGGTTCGGGTCAATGGAATTAATCGATGCCAAGCTTGCCAATGGAATATCCGACAAAGCTGCAATTGCAGTTAATGGTGATGAGGTGAAGGTAACCTTTAATGGGACCAATGAGACATTTGACCACACTGCAGTTGTGGAAGTATCAGTTAATATTACGGATGAAACCTTCCTTACTGGCACTAGTATTAATCCTACTGCTACTCTAATAAATGGTCAAAATGAAACAAGTACACTATTAAATGCTGGCCAAAAGATAGAGGTCGATCCACAATATAATTCAGCTTATGGCTATGTATTAGCGGAAGGATTCCGTAATCCTGATAACGATCTGCTTGAGAGCAGAGATTGGTCAAAGGTTGGAGGATCTGTGAAATTTATAAAATCCGATAGTACTGTAGTGGACGCTACTTCCTTAGTAGAGGATAGATTAAATTACCGGGTAGAAAAACTTCCTTTAAGCAAGGATCCATATACTTTGGAGATTAAGATTCCTGGTCACTTTGAGGTTCACAGTAAACAACATATTGGGTTTGAATACAAAGGTAAGCTCTTTGGTAAAAATCATTATGTTAATCCAATTGATATTACAGCTGGTGATGTCAATCAAGACCAAGTCATTGATGTTTTAGACGCCATTGAAATCCAAAAGGCCTGGAAAACCGATAACCGTTCGGCTGACATCAACTTTGATGGGACGGTTGATGCGAAAGATATCGCCTTTGTTCAAAAGAATTACCAGCTGCAAAACAAATTTGTTGAAAATCCACCGGCTCCAAAAGAAAAGCATGATGGGAAAACATTAGAAAGTATTTTAGAAGAGTTGGGTGTTGAGTAA